One segment of Streptomyces bathyalis DNA contains the following:
- a CDS encoding ArsR/SmtB family transcription factor: MLTVAPEIEVLARFGRALADPIRSQLLLALSDAPAHPSDLADELGISRTRLSNHLACLRDCGLVVAVPEGRRSRYELADPRLGDALGHLRSAVVAIETDRTCPDAEKRDCC, from the coding sequence GTGCTCACTGTGGCTCCCGAAATCGAAGTGCTGGCCCGCTTCGGTCGCGCTCTCGCCGATCCGATCCGCAGCCAGCTGCTGCTGGCGTTGAGTGATGCGCCCGCTCATCCCTCCGATCTGGCGGACGAGCTGGGGATCTCCCGCACCAGGCTGTCGAACCATCTGGCCTGCTTGCGGGACTGCGGCCTTGTCGTCGCCGTCCCTGAGGGCCGCCGCTCCCGCTACGAACTGGCCGACCCCCGACTCGGCGATGCGCTGGGTCACTTGCGCTCTGCGGTGGTCGCCATCGAGACGGACCGCACCTGTCCCGATGCGGAGAAGCGGGACTGCTGCTGA
- a CDS encoding LLM class flavin-dependent oxidoreductase, translated as MRIGIGLPAAVPGADAVSTGDWAAESEERGFRSLSVIDRLVYDNLDPLVALAAAAARTEHVELLTTVLNVGYRRNPVVLAKQIDSVERLSGGRLTVGLGMGGWPEDHAVSDVEMTRRGAAFEATLAAMHEVWRGEVTGASGPIPALPQGRPGVLLAGLVTAGFARAAALSDGWVAPSFGLDILKEGVEAVRREWARAGRRGRPRVIVERYFCLGTGAAETAEKYVAHYYGAESLPRIFPDVVTEEAHLREEIRRLAGAGADDLVLLPCSGESGQIGLLAEALDGMGWGSESSPE; from the coding sequence TTGCGTATCGGAATCGGACTGCCCGCTGCCGTGCCAGGGGCGGACGCCGTGTCGACCGGGGACTGGGCGGCCGAGAGCGAGGAGCGTGGCTTTCGTTCGCTGAGCGTGATCGATCGGTTGGTGTACGACAACCTGGACCCATTGGTAGCACTGGCCGCCGCCGCGGCCCGTACGGAGCACGTCGAGCTGCTGACCACCGTTCTCAATGTCGGCTATCGCCGCAACCCGGTCGTCCTGGCCAAGCAGATCGACTCGGTGGAACGACTTTCCGGAGGGCGGCTGACCGTGGGGCTCGGCATGGGCGGCTGGCCCGAGGACCACGCGGTCAGCGACGTGGAGATGACGAGACGGGGCGCCGCGTTCGAGGCCACCCTCGCGGCGATGCACGAAGTGTGGCGCGGCGAGGTGACCGGCGCCTCCGGGCCGATCCCGGCCCTGCCGCAAGGGCGTCCGGGGGTGCTGCTCGCCGGCCTCGTGACGGCCGGCTTCGCCCGGGCCGCGGCCCTGTCCGACGGCTGGGTGGCGCCGTCGTTCGGGCTGGACATCCTCAAAGAGGGTGTCGAAGCCGTTCGGCGGGAGTGGGCCCGAGCTGGACGCCGGGGACGACCACGAGTAATCGTCGAGCGCTACTTCTGCCTCGGGACCGGCGCGGCAGAGACTGCCGAGAAGTACGTGGCGCACTACTACGGTGCCGAATCCCTTCCTCGGATTTTTCCTGACGTCGTGACCGAAGAGGCCCATCTCCGAGAGGAGATCCGCCGCCTCGCCGGAGCCGGGGCTGACGATCTGGTGCTGCTTCCGTGCTCGGGAGAGTCCGGGCAGATCGGTCTGCTGGCCGAAGCTCTCGACGGGATGGGCTGGGGAAGCGAATCGAGTCCTGAGTGA
- a CDS encoding cation transporter, with the protein MTQLSLGASPSRQDVLARRIRLLVLATITYNVIEAVVAITAGTLASSTALVGFGLDSVIEVSSAAAVAWQFSATDHAVREAREKATLRLIAVSFFALAAYVTFDSILSMAGSGAADHSAVGIVLAALSLVIMPILSAAQRRAGHALGSASAVADSKQTQLCTYLSGALLIGLLANALFGWTWADPAAALVIAAVAVKEGRDAWRGDACCSPVPTVEPQRPQTGACSCGTGCGCG; encoded by the coding sequence ATGACCCAGCTTTCCCTCGGAGCGTCGCCGTCGCGGCAGGACGTCCTCGCCCGTCGCATCCGGCTGCTGGTTCTCGCGACCATCACCTACAACGTGATCGAGGCGGTCGTCGCGATCACTGCCGGCACGCTGGCTTCGTCCACCGCGCTCGTCGGCTTCGGCCTGGATTCCGTCATCGAGGTTTCTTCCGCAGCAGCGGTGGCCTGGCAGTTCTCCGCCACCGACCATGCCGTCCGTGAGGCCCGCGAGAAGGCCACTTTGCGGTTGATCGCTGTCTCGTTCTTCGCGCTCGCGGCCTACGTGACCTTCGACTCGATCTTGTCCATGGCCGGTTCGGGTGCGGCCGACCACTCAGCCGTTGGCATCGTGCTCGCAGCCCTTTCCCTGGTGATCATGCCGATCCTGTCCGCCGCTCAACGGCGGGCGGGTCATGCGCTGGGCTCCGCCTCGGCGGTGGCCGATTCGAAGCAGACACAGCTGTGCACCTACCTCTCCGGTGCCTTGCTGATCGGCCTTCTCGCCAACGCCCTCTTCGGCTGGACCTGGGCCGACCCCGCCGCCGCCCTCGTCATCGCTGCCGTCGCCGTCAAGGAGGGCCGGGACGCCTGGCGCGGCGACGCCTGCTGCAGCCCCGTCCCAACCGTCGAGCCCCAGAGGCCGCAGACCGGGGCTTGCAGCTGCGGAACTGGGTGCGGCTGCGGCTGA
- a CDS encoding dihydrofolate reductase family protein: MRKLTFAMNVSLDGYIAAPGGDLGWSVPSDELFQWWSDRVGATDLALYGRKLWETMSSHWPTADQQPGAAPAEIEYARRWQDMPKVVFSSTISTVDWNSRLVTGDAVTEITRLKAEDGGPMDIGGATLAAAAMRAGLIDEYVLATAPVLVGSGTPFFTALDNWVNLTLVETRTFPEGVLLTRYETRH; this comes from the coding sequence ATGCGGAAACTGACCTTCGCCATGAACGTGAGCCTGGACGGCTACATCGCCGCGCCCGGCGGCGACCTCGGCTGGAGCGTGCCGAGCGACGAGCTGTTCCAGTGGTGGTCCGACCGGGTGGGGGCGACCGACCTGGCGCTGTATGGGCGCAAACTGTGGGAGACGATGAGCTCCCACTGGCCGACCGCCGACCAGCAGCCCGGCGCCGCACCGGCGGAGATCGAGTACGCCCGCCGCTGGCAGGACATGCCGAAGGTGGTGTTCTCCTCCACGATCAGCACGGTCGACTGGAACTCCCGCCTGGTCACCGGCGACGCGGTCACCGAGATCACCCGGCTCAAGGCCGAGGATGGCGGCCCCATGGACATCGGCGGTGCCACGCTCGCCGCAGCGGCGATGCGGGCCGGGCTGATCGACGAGTACGTGCTGGCCACCGCACCGGTCTTGGTGGGCAGCGGCACGCCGTTCTTCACGGCCCTGGACAACTGGGTGAACCTGACCCTGGTGGAGACCCGCACGTTTCCCGAGGGCGTGCTCCTGACCAGGTACGAGACCAGGCACTGA